In the Chlorobium limicola DSM 245 genome, one interval contains:
- a CDS encoding ABC transporter ATP-binding protein, with protein sequence MSIVVVEGLRKVFGQGELAVEALKEASFSVEPGELMALLGPSGSGKSTLLLCISLIQEPTSGRITMNGQKIYDNGWTGVDVRRFRRENIGFIFQAHNLIPFLNARDNIAIAMEINGVHPKAARKRALELLDYLDLLSWATSLPATLSGGEQQRVAIGRALANAPSLIFADEPTASLDTVRGTKVMELLKRIAREQKTAVIAVTHDIRMIEGFDTIYHIVDGRLVIDEAVAKSTTA encoded by the coding sequence ATGAGCATTGTTGTTGTCGAAGGACTTCGCAAAGTATTCGGCCAGGGAGAGCTTGCCGTCGAAGCGCTCAAGGAGGCCTCATTCAGTGTCGAGCCGGGGGAGCTGATGGCTCTGCTCGGACCATCGGGTTCAGGCAAAAGCACCCTGCTGCTCTGCATCAGCCTCATCCAGGAACCCACATCAGGCCGTATTACCATGAACGGCCAGAAGATATACGACAATGGCTGGACCGGGGTTGACGTGCGGCGGTTCCGTCGGGAAAACATCGGTTTCATCTTTCAGGCACATAACCTCATCCCCTTTCTCAACGCGCGGGACAACATTGCAATCGCAATGGAGATCAACGGCGTTCACCCGAAAGCCGCCCGCAAGCGTGCACTTGAACTGCTGGATTACCTCGATCTTTTGAGCTGGGCAACATCTTTGCCTGCCACTCTCTCTGGAGGGGAACAGCAGCGGGTGGCCATCGGGCGGGCCCTGGCCAATGCCCCCTCACTCATTTTTGCCGACGAACCGACCGCTTCGCTCGATACCGTGAGAGGGACAAAGGTAATGGAACTGCTCAAGCGCATTGCCCGCGAACAAAAGACAGCCGTCATCGCCGTTACACACGACATCCGCATGATCGAAGGTTTCGATACCATCTACCACATTGTCGATGGGCGGCTTGTCATTGATGAGGCCGTCGCCAAAAGCACTACGGCGTAA